Proteins co-encoded in one Pirellulales bacterium genomic window:
- a CDS encoding DUF1553 domain-containing protein, whose amino-acid sequence EVVRDIALCVSGLLTQKLGGPSVIPPVPQNVLDYNFTYPAYWKPAEGPQRYRRALYGYRKRSMPDPVMSNFDAPNADFACARRVRSNTPLAALTALNEPVFVEAARALALRVLREGGSDDGQRADYAFFLCTSRRPVDKERDAVLNLLRSQRQRLADGWLNVRDIATGDPARLPPLPAGATPQDAAAWTLAARVLLNLDETISKK is encoded by the coding sequence CCGAGGTGGTGCGCGACATCGCACTATGCGTGTCGGGGCTGCTCACGCAGAAGCTGGGCGGTCCGAGCGTCATTCCGCCCGTGCCGCAGAACGTGCTCGACTACAACTTCACGTATCCGGCCTATTGGAAGCCGGCGGAAGGCCCGCAGCGCTACCGCCGCGCGTTGTATGGCTATCGCAAGCGTTCGATGCCCGACCCGGTGATGTCGAACTTCGACGCCCCCAACGCCGACTTCGCCTGTGCCCGCCGCGTGCGGTCGAACACGCCGTTGGCGGCGCTGACGGCCTTGAACGAGCCGGTGTTTGTGGAAGCCGCGCGTGCCTTGGCGCTGCGCGTGTTGCGCGAGGGCGGCAGCGACGACGGTCAACGGGCCGACTATGCGTTCTTCTTGTGTACGTCGCGGCGACCGGTAGATAAGGAGCGGGACGCGGTGTTGAACTTGCTGCGGTCGCAACGGCAGCGTCTGGCCGACGGCTGGCTCAACGTGCGCGACATCGCCACTGGCGATCCGGCCCGCTTGCCGCCACTTCCGGCCGGCGCGACTCCGCAAGACGCGGCCGCCTGGACGCTGGCCGCCCGTGTGCTCTTGAACCTGGACGAAACGATCTCAAAGAAATGA
- a CDS encoding DUF1501 domain-containing protein — translation MNVTQQLQQVRAHYLTRRWFLRDCGLGLAGIAAHSMLASEGRASAPVAENEQNRPLAPRPPHFPAKAKRVIYMFQAGAPSHLELFDNKPELAKHDGQLPPAELLKGYRAAFINPNSALLGPKFKFAKQGQCGMELSEVLPQTAKIADELCLIRTMQTEAVNHAPAQIMMNSGSQQFGRPSFGSWTLYGLGSESADLPGFVVLTSAKGTSGGASNYGCGFLPTIYGGTPFRSAGDPVLYLSNPAGIDRETQRASLDTLNQLNRQSLEAEFDPEIAARIQSYEMAYRLQTSAPELMDLSQESKETLDRYGIKSPTDASFARNCLLARRLAERGVRFVQLFHEAWDQHGNLTNGVKQNALDTDQASAALVADLKERGLLADTLIIWGGEFGRTPMVQGGNDGRDHHNRCFSLWLAGGGIKSGHTHGVTDELGFNVAADPVHVHDLHATLLHLLGFDHTRLTFRFQGRDYRLTDVHGRVVKEILA, via the coding sequence ATGAACGTTACCCAACAACTCCAACAGGTCCGGGCACACTACCTCACGCGCCGCTGGTTTCTGCGCGACTGCGGCCTGGGCCTGGCCGGCATCGCCGCCCATTCAATGCTGGCCTCCGAAGGCCGGGCGAGCGCGCCGGTCGCCGAAAACGAACAGAACAGGCCGCTGGCCCCGCGGCCGCCGCACTTTCCGGCCAAGGCGAAGCGGGTGATCTACATGTTCCAGGCCGGTGCCCCAAGCCATTTGGAGCTGTTCGACAACAAGCCCGAACTGGCCAAACATGACGGCCAGCTTCCGCCCGCCGAACTGTTGAAGGGCTACCGCGCGGCGTTCATCAATCCGAACTCGGCGTTGCTCGGTCCGAAGTTCAAGTTCGCCAAACAGGGCCAGTGCGGCATGGAGTTGAGCGAAGTGCTGCCGCAGACGGCCAAGATCGCTGACGAGCTGTGCCTGATCCGCACGATGCAGACCGAGGCCGTGAATCACGCTCCCGCGCAGATCATGATGAATTCCGGTTCTCAGCAGTTCGGCCGGCCGAGCTTCGGCTCGTGGACGCTCTACGGCCTGGGGAGCGAATCGGCCGACCTGCCCGGCTTCGTCGTGCTGACCAGCGCCAAAGGCACCAGCGGCGGCGCCAGCAATTATGGTTGCGGCTTTCTGCCGACCATTTATGGCGGCACGCCGTTTCGCAGCGCGGGCGATCCCGTGCTCTATCTCTCGAACCCGGCCGGCATCGACCGCGAGACTCAGCGGGCCTCGCTCGACACGCTGAACCAGTTGAACCGGCAATCGCTGGAGGCGGAATTCGATCCGGAGATCGCGGCGAGAATTCAGAGCTACGAGATGGCCTATCGCCTGCAGACGAGTGCGCCGGAGTTGATGGACCTTAGCCAGGAATCGAAGGAAACGCTCGACCGCTATGGCATCAAGTCGCCGACGGACGCCAGCTTTGCCCGAAACTGCCTTTTGGCCCGGCGGCTGGCGGAGCGTGGCGTGCGTTTCGTGCAACTCTTTCACGAAGCGTGGGACCAGCACGGCAACTTGACGAACGGCGTGAAGCAGAACGCGCTCGACACCGACCAGGCCAGCGCGGCGTTGGTGGCCGATCTCAAGGAGCGGGGCTTGCTGGCCGACACGCTGATTATCTGGGGCGGCGAGTTCGGTCGCACGCCGATGGTGCAAGGCGGCAACGACGGCCGCGACCACCACAACCGCTGTTTCAGCCTCTGGCTGGCCGGTGGCGGCATAAAGTCGGGTCACACGCACGGCGTGACCGACGAGTTGGGCTTCAACGTCGCGGCCGATCCCGTTCACGTCCACGATCTGCACGCCACGCTGTTGCACCTGTTGGGCTTCGACCACACGCGGCTCACGTTCCGCTTCCAGGGCCGTGATTATCGGCTGACCGACGTGCATGGACGCGTGGTGAAGGAGATTCTTGCCTGA
- a CDS encoding DUF1501 domain-containing protein has protein sequence MPRDAISRRNWLRASAGAMGLSLPQWLGLRQTQAAGATPGFGKAKSCIVLYCWGGVSHIDTWDPKPDAPAEVRGQFAPISTATPGIQLGEHMPLIAKLTDRLAIVRSMHHTSTFHGRGMYWNMTGHPTPNADQFTNLSPSPTDWPNLGAMIARLRPAPAEMPAFVQIPYYLVDNKTRQAGDTAGFLGRQYDAVFVRPGRGKPYGGVSPELGEMSFQPAEGIDADRFNRRQELAAALFSQHRPEATAGVRAYSAFRQLASDMLGSPKVRGAFDLENEPSPAREAYGDHICGQSALLARRLVEQGVPAITVVCAAGDLNGASGDMWDTHGDNFNRLKRDLLPPLERASYALVNDLAERGLLDQTLIVWLTEFGRTPKVDGGAGRNHYPFCYSVALAGGGIRGGQVYGRSDRIGAAPLDMPCGPADLHATIFHALGISPNTRLTDNLGRSVPLTEGTVLPLFG, from the coding sequence ATGCCGAGGGATGCGATTTCCCGCAGAAACTGGCTTCGCGCCAGCGCCGGCGCGATGGGCCTGTCGTTGCCGCAATGGCTCGGCTTGCGGCAAACCCAGGCCGCCGGCGCCACGCCGGGCTTCGGCAAGGCCAAGTCATGCATCGTGCTCTATTGTTGGGGCGGAGTGAGCCACATCGACACCTGGGATCCGAAGCCCGATGCCCCGGCCGAGGTCCGCGGACAATTCGCGCCCATCTCCACCGCCACGCCGGGCATCCAACTTGGCGAGCACATGCCGCTCATCGCCAAGCTCACCGACCGGCTGGCCATCGTCCGCTCGATGCACCACACGTCGACGTTCCACGGCCGGGGCATGTACTGGAACATGACCGGCCATCCGACGCCCAATGCCGACCAATTCACCAACCTGTCTCCCTCGCCGACCGACTGGCCCAACCTGGGAGCGATGATCGCCCGGCTGCGCCCTGCGCCGGCCGAAATGCCGGCCTTCGTCCAGATTCCGTATTACCTTGTCGACAACAAGACGCGGCAGGCGGGCGACACGGCCGGCTTTCTGGGGCGGCAGTACGACGCCGTGTTCGTTCGGCCGGGCCGCGGCAAGCCCTACGGCGGCGTCTCGCCTGAGTTGGGCGAGATGAGCTTTCAGCCTGCCGAAGGCATCGATGCCGATCGTTTCAATCGCCGGCAAGAGCTGGCCGCGGCGCTCTTCTCGCAGCACAGACCCGAGGCCACCGCCGGTGTGCGGGCATACAGCGCGTTCCGCCAACTGGCCAGCGACATGCTGGGCAGCCCGAAAGTCCGCGGCGCCTTCGACCTGGAGAACGAGCCGTCGCCGGCCCGCGAGGCTTATGGCGACCATATCTGCGGGCAAAGTGCGCTGTTGGCCCGGCGGCTGGTGGAGCAGGGCGTGCCGGCCATCACGGTGGTTTGTGCCGCCGGCGATCTCAACGGTGCATCGGGAGACATGTGGGACACACACGGCGACAATTTCAACCGGCTGAAGCGAGACCTGCTGCCGCCGTTGGAACGGGCCAGTTACGCGCTGGTCAACGATCTGGCCGAGCGCGGGCTTTTGGACCAGACGCTGATCGTCTGGCTGACCGAATTCGGCCGCACGCCGAAGGTGGACGGCGGCGCCGGACGAAACCATTACCCGTTTTGCTATTCGGTGGCGTTGGCGGGCGGCGGCATTCGCGGCGGCCAGGTCTATGGCCGGTCCGACCGGATCGGCGCGGCGCCGTTGGACATGCCGTGCGGACCCGCCGACCTGCACGCCACGATCTTTCACGCCCTGGGCATTTCGCCCAACACTCGGCTGACCGACAACCTGGGCCGCAGCGTGCCGCTCACCGAAGGCACGGTCCTGCCGCTTTTCGGCTGA